From one Planktothrix agardhii NIES-204 genomic stretch:
- a CDS encoding WD-40 repeat protein: MNTQNNSLYKYQDGGSLPPDSPTYVVRQADQELYEKLKQGDFCYVLNSRQMGKSSLCVRTMQRLQDEKMICGALDLSELGSDDVTQNQWYKGLISSLISAFQLSKKINLKAWWHEKDDLPLVQRLSIFLKEVLLVEYPLEKIFIFVDEIDSVLSLPFSVDDFFALIRFCYNERSKNSEFQRLSFALFGVATPSDLMKNSLKTPFNIGHAIELRGFEEHEVLPLAEGLKDKADNPQQVLRQILFWTGGQPFLTQTVCKIINQSDIYIYNKEEKEIIENLIKEKIIQTWENKDSEKKHFFTIEYRIIKHEKYASKMLGIYKYILEKGAIEYNGSPDNMELQISGLVVKINQQLKVANKIYKIIFNIDWVNDNLKCLRPYPAHKLQSWLHSGKTDNSKLLKGQDLEKAVKWSEQQLISYEDYDFINKSVVHSLNKLNNLYINLLCIYIISTFCFSFFWFQEIKINTLQQQINILDNYARYALQYFDSGNEPIETLIQAVQAGEDFKSITLNNNSFKNYPTVTPVFGLQQILDNIYERNPLGVLKSLDFSPDKKSFVTVSSSTNANIYLWNWLGQTLTQLKGHQGAVNRVVFSPDGQYIAGVGEDGFVHIWNFSGKHLLKFKAHQGAGNSIIFSPNSQYIATVGKDGFVRAWNKFGKKLIEFKDHKSDYANIYFSYNSQRLLIHPPEKSEAYILNLSGKQVAKLTWIPGGIDAGAVNITPNGQYIVTSEGGSMPTIWNWSGQPIAKLKGNRVNFSSDSQFVATIEFDGQAYLWNISGKLLAELKGHKSGVLDVSFSPNGKQLVTAGKDGIARVWNFSGEQIAELKRHRGSVTLVRFSPNGQLIATGGEDGKIRLWDLSGQEQLELTGHRRTVSSIDFSPDSKSLITYGNDEIARLWDVSGRQVTQLKNSKNRVRNVVFSPNNKYIATIEEDKIVQIWTFSGQILNSIKTQSDYIDSVNFNRDGKTIDVLTNKNVQTWSFSGQLLNTDNTNNQSPAKSNPQLGEDLEVETEKDGTILINNSSGKNLLKLKDKNYASISNAILSPDGQHIAGIDQDRLVYIWDLSSKISTVLKVSQVDYFTFSPNGDRIATISKNGVVEIYDLLGRKLARWEVNPHPDGVLASFSPDWRYVAIVGEDNKVVVWSVPQNLDELLERGCNWLSSYFANHPDERERLKVCQ; this comes from the coding sequence ATGAATACTCAAAATAACTCGCTTTATAAATATCAAGATGGTGGTAGTTTACCTCCAGATTCACCGACTTATGTTGTACGACAAGCTGATCAAGAACTTTATGAAAAATTAAAGCAAGGTGACTTTTGTTATGTGCTAAATTCACGACAAATGGGAAAGTCAAGCTTATGTGTTCGCACGATGCAAAGACTACAAGATGAAAAAATGATTTGTGGTGCTTTAGATTTAAGTGAGCTTGGCAGTGACGATGTTACACAAAATCAGTGGTACAAAGGATTAATTAGCTCTTTAATTAGTGCTTTTCAGCTTTCAAAAAAAATTAATTTAAAAGCATGGTGGCACGAAAAAGATGATTTACCATTAGTTCAGCGATTAAGTATCTTTTTAAAAGAAGTATTATTAGTAGAATATCCCCTAGAAAAAATATTTATTTTTGTTGATGAAATAGATTCTGTTCTGAGTTTACCTTTTTCAGTGGATGATTTTTTTGCTTTAATTCGATTTTGTTACAATGAACGTTCTAAAAATTCTGAATTTCAGCGTCTTAGTTTTGCACTTTTTGGGGTAGCAACTCCTTCAGATTTAATGAAAAATTCACTTAAAACACCTTTCAATATTGGTCATGCTATTGAACTAAGAGGATTTGAAGAACATGAAGTCCTACCACTGGCTGAAGGATTAAAGGATAAAGCCGATAATCCACAACAAGTTCTGAGACAAATTTTATTTTGGACAGGGGGACAACCATTTTTAACTCAAACAGTTTGTAAAATTATTAATCAATCAGATATTTATATTTATAATAAAGAAGAAAAAGAAATCATAGAAAACCTAATTAAAGAAAAAATTATTCAAACTTGGGAAAACAAAGATTCAGAAAAGAAGCATTTTTTTACGATTGAATACCGAATTATTAAGCATGAAAAATATGCTAGTAAAATGCTTGGAATTTATAAATATATTTTAGAAAAAGGAGCTATAGAATATAATGGTAGCCCTGATAACATGGAATTACAAATTTCAGGATTAGTAGTTAAAATCAATCAACAGTTAAAAGTAGCTAATAAAATTTATAAAATTATTTTTAATATTGATTGGGTTAACGATAACTTAAAATGTCTACGCCCTTACCCTGCTCATAAGTTACAATCTTGGTTACATTCAGGAAAAACAGATAATTCTAAACTTTTGAAAGGTCAAGATTTAGAGAAAGCAGTAAAGTGGTCAGAACAACAATTAATTAGTTATGAAGATTATGATTTTATCAATAAAAGTGTGGTTCATTCTTTAAACAAACTTAATAATCTATACATCAATCTTTTGTGTATATATATAATTTCAACATTTTGTTTTTCTTTTTTTTGGTTTCAAGAAATCAAAATTAATACATTACAACAGCAAATTAATATATTAGATAATTATGCAAGATATGCTTTACAATATTTTGACTCAGGCAATGAACCTATAGAAACATTAATTCAGGCGGTTCAAGCAGGTGAAGATTTTAAATCTATAACCTTAAATAATAATTCTTTCAAAAATTATCCTACAGTCACCCCTGTTTTCGGCTTACAACAAATTTTAGATAACATTTATGAACGTAACCCATTGGGAGTATTAAAATCACTAGATTTCAGCCCTGATAAGAAATCTTTTGTAACAGTATCATCATCAACAAACGCAAATATTTACCTTTGGAACTGGCTAGGTCAAACTTTGACTCAGTTGAAAGGACATCAAGGTGCGGTTAATCGAGTTGTTTTTAGCCCCGATGGTCAATATATTGCAGGAGTAGGAGAAGATGGGTTTGTTCATATTTGGAACTTTTCTGGTAAACATTTACTGAAATTTAAAGCACATCAAGGGGCTGGAAATTCGATTATTTTTAGTCCTAATAGTCAATATATTGCAACGGTAGGAAAAGATGGTTTCGTTCGAGCCTGGAATAAATTCGGGAAAAAATTAATAGAATTTAAAGATCATAAAAGTGATTATGCGAATATATATTTTAGTTATAATAGCCAACGTCTTCTAATTCATCCACCTGAAAAAAGTGAAGCATATATCTTGAATTTATCGGGTAAGCAAGTAGCAAAATTGACTTGGATTCCTGGCGGAATAGATGCAGGGGCTGTCAATATAACTCCTAATGGTCAATATATTGTAACCTCAGAAGGTGGCTCTATGCCTACTATTTGGAATTGGTCAGGTCAGCCAATAGCAAAACTTAAAGGCAACCGAGTTAATTTTAGTTCCGATAGTCAGTTTGTTGCAACGATTGAATTTGATGGTCAAGCCTATCTTTGGAATATATCGGGAAAACTTTTGGCAGAACTTAAAGGTCATAAATCCGGTGTTTTGGATGTCAGTTTTAGTCCTAATGGTAAACAGTTAGTTACTGCTGGAAAAGATGGAATTGCTAGAGTTTGGAACTTTTCAGGTGAACAAATAGCAGAACTTAAAAGACATCGAGGAAGTGTTACATTAGTGAGGTTTAGCCCTAATGGTCAACTCATTGCAACAGGTGGGGAAGATGGTAAAATTCGTCTTTGGGATTTATCAGGTCAAGAACAGCTTGAACTGACAGGGCATCGAAGAACTGTAAGTTCTATTGATTTTAGTCCTGACAGTAAAAGTTTAATCACTTATGGAAATGATGAAATAGCTCGCCTTTGGGATGTATCAGGTCGTCAGGTTACTCAACTTAAAAATAGCAAGAATAGGGTTAGAAATGTTGTTTTTAGTCCTAACAATAAGTACATTGCTACAATTGAAGAAGATAAAATTGTTCAGATTTGGACATTTTCAGGTCAAATTTTAAATTCAATCAAAACTCAGTCAGATTACATTGATAGCGTCAATTTTAATCGGGATGGTAAAACGATTGATGTTTTAACAAATAAAAATGTTCAGACTTGGAGCTTTTCAGGTCAATTATTAAACACCGATAACACTAATAATCAAAGTCCTGCCAAAAGTAATCCTCAACTTGGCGAAGACCTTGAAGTTGAAACTGAAAAAGATGGGACGATTTTGATTAATAATAGTTCGGGTAAAAATTTATTAAAATTAAAGGATAAAAATTATGCCTCGATTTCTAATGCAATCTTAAGCCCAGATGGTCAACATATTGCTGGAATAGATCAAGACAGACTCGTATATATTTGGGATTTATCGAGTAAGATTTCAACTGTTTTGAAAGTCAGCCAAGTAGACTATTTTACCTTTAGTCCTAATGGAGATCGTATTGCTACAATCTCTAAAAACGGAGTAGTAGAAATTTATGATTTACTCGGTCGGAAATTAGCTCGATGGGAAGTTAACCCTCATCCTGACGGGGTTCTTGCAAGTTTTAGCCCTGATTGGCGATATGTGGCTATTGTTGGAGAAGATAATAAAGTTGTCGTTTGGTCTGTTCCTCAAAACTTAGATGAACTACTTGAAAGAGGTTGTAATTGGTTATCAAGTTACTTTGCTAATCATCCAGATGAGCGAGAACGTTTGAAAGTTTGTCAATAG